One Triticum dicoccoides isolate Atlit2015 ecotype Zavitan chromosome 5B, WEW_v2.0, whole genome shotgun sequence genomic window carries:
- the LOC119310417 gene encoding rhamnogalacturonan I rhamnosyltransferase 1-like, whose protein sequence is MGAGGKAGKARRAARVSLWVARASTTVLLWTCVVVLLAAAFGEHLAPSVLGLGGVWSGCLAQTLVIVQRPLLLPADRERVAATATAAAVALPLPPKRIYKNNGYLMVSCNGGLNQMRAAICDMVTVARYLNVTLIVPELDKTSFWADPSEFRDIFDVDYFIASLRDEVRILKELSPRLKKRVEQGYLRSMPPVSWSDISYYHNQILPILKKYKVLHLNKTDARLANNGLPMEIQKLRCRVNFDALRFTPEIEELGRRVVQILRQNGPFVVLHLRYEMDMLAFSGCTHGCSNEEAEELTRMRYAYPWWKEKVIDSKAKRKDGLCPLTPEEIAMVLKALDIDRHYQIYIAAGEIYGGQRRMAALTSAYPNVVRKETLLPSGLRFFQNHSSQMAALDYMVSLESDVFIPTYDGNMAKVVEGHRRYLGFKKTVLLDRKLIVELVDEYKNGTLSWADFSSSVKASHTSRMGAPSRRQVIPDKPKEEDYFYANPHECLHQPDELSAL, encoded by the exons ATGGGCGCCGGCGGGAAGGCCGGGAaggcgcggcgggcggcgcgggtgAGCCTCTGGGTGGCGCGCGCCAGCACCACCGTGCTGCTCTGGACCTGCGTCGTGGTGCTGCTCGCGGCGGCCTTCGGGGAGCACCTGGCGCCCAGCGTGCTGGGCCTGGGCGGGGTCTGGTCCGGCTGCCTCGCGCAGACGCTCGTCATCGTGCAGCGcccgctgctgctgccggcggaCCGCGAGAGggtcgccgccaccgccaccgccgccgccgtcgcgctaCCGCTGCCACCCAAGC GAATCTACAAGAACAATGGCTATCTGATGGTGTCCTGCAATGGCGGTCTCAACCAGATGCGCGCCGCT ATATGCGATATGGTGACGGTTGCAAGATACTTGAATGTCACACTCATCGTGCCGGAGTTGGATAAAACTTCATTTTGGGCTGATCCTAG TGAGTTCCGAGATATATTTGATGTGGACTACTTCATAGCATCATTGAGAGATGAGGTCCGGATACTGAAAGAGCTGTCTCCACGGCTGAAAAAGAGAGTTGAACAGGGATATCTTCGCTCCATGCCGCCTGTCAGCTGGTCTGATATATCCTATTACCATAATCAG ATTTTACCAATATTAAAGAAGTACAAAGTTCTCCATCTGAATAAAACAGATGCTCGGCTTGCAAATAATGGCCTACCCATGGAGATTCAGAAACTGAGGTGCCGTGTCAATTTTGATGCATTGAGATTTACCCCTGAAATAGAAGAGCTGGGCAGGCGTGTGGTTCAAATTCTTCGTCAGAATGGACCCTTTGTGGTTCTCCACTTGCGGTATGAGATGGACATGCTTGCCTTCTCCGGGTGTACACATGGTTGCAGCAACGAGGAGGCCGAGGAGCTcacaagaatgag ATACGCTTACCCATGGTGGAAAGAGAAAGTGATCGACTCCAAGGCGAAGAGGAAAGACGGGCTCTGTCCATTAACACCAGAGGAGATTGCGATGGTACTAAAGGCACTCGACATTGATCGCCATTATCAAATATATATTGCTGCTGGTGAAATATATGGTGGACAAAGAAGAATGGCTGCACTGACCTCAGCTTATCCCAATGTG GTAAGAAAGGAGACGTTATTGCCTTCAGGACTCAGGTTTTTCCAGAACCATTCTTCCCAGATGGCAGCATTGGATTATATGGTGTCCTTGGAGAGTGATGTTTTCATCCCCACTTATGATGGTAACATGGCAAAAGTTGTTGAAGGCCATCGCAG ATACTTGGGGTTCAAGAAGACAGTGCTACTTGACCGGAAACTTATAGTTGAGCTGGTGGATGAGTACAAAAACGGCACATTGAGCTGGGCCGATTTCTCCTCCTCTGTGAAGGCATCACACACGAGCCGCATGGGCGCGCCGTCCAGGAGGCAGGTGATTCCGGACAAACCCAAGGAAGAGGACTACTTCTACGCGAATCCTCATGAGTGCTTGCACCAACCGGATGAGCTATCAGCTCTATGA